The Pirellulales bacterium genome has a window encoding:
- a CDS encoding rRNA pseudouridine synthase, with amino-acid sequence MQRRTRPKSNRQSKPVAARDAETQADEAGAMRLQKAMAAAGVGSRRKCEELILAGRVEVDGQAVSELGAKVNPERQEIHVDGALLDKARLVYYLVNKPVGVVTTNFDPSGRPRVIDLVPPGRERVFAVGRLDRSSEGLILVTNDGELADQLTHPRYGVEKTYQVIVAGAPTPVELEQLVGGVRLAEGVARAERVAILSQHQKSTQLEIVLREGKNREIRRLLAKIGHKVLKLKRVGIGRIKVKGLPLGTSRRLTAEEVDELRAAVRRGKKPRDPASTPSVTSRVRVARGVRKKVAAAQAAPHVGESTRAKRGTQKGRDRTGGRSAVPKGRRK; translated from the coding sequence GTGCAGCGCCGCACCCGTCCAAAATCCAACCGTCAGAGCAAACCCGTCGCCGCGCGCGACGCCGAAACGCAGGCCGACGAGGCAGGCGCGATGCGTCTGCAAAAGGCGATGGCCGCCGCCGGAGTGGGCAGCCGCCGCAAGTGCGAGGAGTTGATCTTGGCGGGACGCGTCGAGGTCGACGGCCAGGCCGTCTCCGAATTAGGCGCCAAGGTGAATCCCGAGCGCCAAGAGATTCACGTCGACGGGGCCCTCCTCGATAAGGCGCGGTTGGTTTATTACCTCGTCAACAAGCCCGTCGGCGTCGTCACCACCAATTTCGATCCCTCGGGTCGTCCGCGCGTCATCGATCTGGTGCCTCCCGGTCGCGAGCGCGTCTTTGCCGTCGGCCGGTTGGATCGCTCCAGCGAGGGCTTGATTCTTGTCACAAACGATGGCGAACTGGCCGATCAATTAACGCATCCGCGCTACGGCGTTGAAAAAACCTATCAGGTCATTGTCGCCGGCGCGCCAACGCCCGTGGAGCTCGAACAACTGGTCGGCGGCGTCCGCTTGGCCGAAGGGGTGGCCCGTGCCGAGCGAGTCGCCATCCTCAGTCAGCACCAAAAGAGCACCCAGCTAGAGATTGTGCTCCGCGAAGGCAAGAATCGCGAAATTCGCCGCCTCTTGGCCAAGATCGGTCACAAGGTGCTCAAGCTCAAGCGGGTCGGCATCGGGCGGATCAAGGTCAAAGGACTGCCGCTCGGCACATCGCGCCGCTTGACCGCCGAAGAAGTCGATGAACTCCGCGCCGCCGTTCGCCGCGGCAAGAAGCCGCGCGATCCGGCGTCGACGCCGTCGGTGACCAGTCGGGTGCGCGTCGCCCGTGGCGTGCGAAAAAAAGTGGCCGCCGCTCAGGCTGCGCCACATGTAGGTGAATCGACACGTGCCAAGCGCGGCACACAAAAGGGACGCGATCGAACCGGCGGCCGAAGCGCCGTGCCGAAGGGGCGACGTAAGTGA
- a CDS encoding class I mannose-6-phosphate isomerase produces the protein MYPLRFRPVFKHYIWGGHRLAGQFNKPLEPEQTCAESWEVVDRAPNQGNEQSVVAFGPLAGLSLHELVTKHGPQLLGRHAPQSRFPLLVKLLDAAQPLSVQVHPNDAQAALLDPPDRGKTEAWVVLHAEPGATIHAGLNQGVDRPAFEQAMQRGDCEACLSTLQPHPGDCLFLPPGTVHALGAGLVVAEIQQSSDVTYRLFDWNRHGSDGLPRALHVAEALEVIDFNVGPRLFETPIATESDQVERLVACDHFVIDRWQFDQTRPIGGGNRLHLLVVLAGAVNISGDPAGVPVSAGEVALLPAELGPVNLTPLPSATLLDVYLP, from the coding sequence ATGTATCCGCTGCGATTTCGGCCAGTTTTCAAGCACTACATATGGGGCGGCCACCGTTTGGCTGGCCAATTCAACAAACCGCTTGAACCTGAACAAACGTGCGCTGAAAGCTGGGAGGTCGTCGATCGCGCTCCCAACCAGGGGAACGAGCAAAGCGTGGTCGCTTTTGGACCATTGGCCGGTCTGTCGCTCCACGAATTGGTCACGAAGCATGGCCCCCAGCTATTGGGGCGGCACGCGCCGCAGTCTCGCTTTCCCTTACTTGTCAAACTGCTGGATGCGGCCCAGCCACTATCAGTGCAGGTCCATCCCAACGATGCACAAGCCGCCTTGCTCGATCCACCAGATCGCGGCAAAACCGAGGCCTGGGTGGTGCTGCATGCCGAACCAGGAGCGACGATCCACGCCGGCCTGAACCAGGGCGTCGATCGGCCCGCTTTTGAGCAAGCGATGCAACGCGGCGACTGCGAGGCGTGCCTTAGCACGTTGCAGCCACACCCCGGCGATTGCCTGTTCTTGCCGCCCGGAACGGTCCATGCGCTCGGCGCCGGCCTGGTGGTTGCCGAGATTCAGCAATCGAGCGATGTGACCTACCGCCTTTTCGACTGGAACCGGCATGGCAGCGACGGATTGCCACGGGCCCTTCACGTCGCCGAGGCCCTGGAAGTGATCGACTTCAATGTAGGCCCCCGCTTATTCGAAACCCCGATTGCGACCGAATCTGATCAGGTCGAACGACTGGTAGCCTGCGATCATTTTGTGATCGATCGCTGGCAATTTGATCAAACCAGGCCAATCGGCGGCGGCAATCGCCTGCATCTGCTGGTCGTGTTGGCCGGCGCCGTGAACATCTCTGGCGATCCTGCTGGCGTCCCTGTGTCCGCCGGCGAGGTGGCGCTACTGCCAGCGGAACTCGGGCCAGTTAACCTGACGCCGTTGCCATCCGCCACGCTGCTAGACGTCTATCTTCCCTAA
- a CDS encoding PEP-CTERM sorting domain-containing protein → MLVRMHRLLLFSAAFIALGATASAASVSYNTNFSFPLSPGSQNVSLPQFNPSLGTLVSVTLGLNANVQAQVTAENDSTIGGNMGVDLTGIIKASGPSLTTNAAILQSAGPVAVGPTDGVGGSGPDFVNFGLISGSDSATNSLLSGLAPYIGLGNVSIAVSGNGGFAVNGVSNSTIQVSSFGANGIAEVTYNYNPVPEPGTLALAGMGALALVAFARRRR, encoded by the coding sequence ATGCTCGTGAGAATGCATCGACTACTTCTATTTAGCGCAGCGTTTATTGCGCTCGGCGCCACTGCTAGCGCCGCATCGGTATCGTACAACACCAACTTCAGCTTTCCGCTCTCGCCGGGCAGCCAAAACGTCTCGCTGCCGCAGTTCAATCCGTCGCTTGGCACCTTGGTGTCCGTGACCCTTGGCCTAAATGCCAATGTTCAGGCCCAAGTGACCGCTGAGAACGACTCCACCATTGGTGGCAATATGGGGGTCGATCTGACGGGCATTATCAAGGCCTCTGGCCCCAGCCTCACGACCAATGCCGCCATTCTGCAATCGGCGGGTCCCGTTGCGGTTGGCCCCACTGATGGCGTCGGCGGCAGCGGCCCGGACTTTGTCAACTTTGGATTGATTAGCGGTTCGGACAGCGCTACAAACTCGTTGCTGTCTGGCTTGGCCCCTTACATCGGGCTGGGCAATGTCAGCATCGCGGTCAGCGGCAATGGCGGCTTCGCCGTCAATGGCGTGTCGAACAGCACCATTCAGGTGTCGAGTTTTGGCGCCAACGGCATCGCGGAAGTGACCTACAACTACAACCCAGTTCCGGAACCGGGCACCTTGGCCCTGGCCGGGATGGGCGCGTTGGCATTGGTCGCCTTTGCACGGCGCCGTCGTTAA
- the rnhA gene encoding ribonuclease HI has translation MHEDSKRPGSSTPTQKQVQLFTDGACSGNPGPGGWAFILFDPVSGKELEDSGGNPETTNNRMELMAVIEGLGKLKRPTAVTVLTDSVYVGKGMTEWLPKWKRNGWRTGKNGRGGEVKNQDLWMELDRLLRVHTLRYERVAGHSGHPQNDRCDKLAVAAYQQYLKR, from the coding sequence ATGCACGAAGACTCAAAGCGACCAGGAAGTTCCACCCCGACGCAGAAGCAGGTTCAGCTCTTCACCGATGGCGCATGCAGCGGCAACCCGGGGCCCGGCGGCTGGGCGTTCATTCTTTTCGATCCGGTTTCTGGCAAGGAGTTGGAGGATTCGGGGGGCAATCCCGAGACGACGAACAATCGCATGGAACTGATGGCGGTCATCGAGGGACTGGGCAAGCTCAAGCGGCCCACTGCGGTGACTGTGCTGACCGATAGCGTGTACGTCGGCAAGGGAATGACCGAATGGCTACCCAAATGGAAACGCAATGGGTGGCGCACCGGCAAGAACGGCCGCGGGGGCGAAGTGAAGAATCAAGACCTGTGGATGGAGCTTGACCGACTGTTGCGAGTCCACACTCTGCGATACGAGCGCGTGGCGGGACATAGCGGGCATCCGCAAAACGATCGCTGTGACAAACTCGCGGTGGCGGCGTATCAACAATACCTCAAGCGCTAG
- the thiO gene encoding glycine oxidase ThiO, with translation MHDCLIIGGGVIGLSLAYELASHRLRVLVLDRGQPGHEASWAGAGILPPGNRATAANAYDQLVGLSHELHPIWAQALSEETGIDNGFRRTGSIHVARDADQAALLREAAQLWRNGGLAVEELSNKELAAREPALADSQVLSQVRAAALLPDEAQVRNPRHLKALLVACRQRGVAVEANVAVEGFQVRAGRVEAIETQSGTRTAGAICLCGGAWTGHLGARLGAPLPMVPVRGQIVLLAAASPPLRHILNEGRRYFVPRPDGRVLIGATEEKVGFDSRATADGVAGLLDFGLGLVPALRAATVERAWAGLRPGTPDGLPYLGRLGELENAFVAAGHFRGGLHQSPATAQLMSQVIRGQQPEIELFDFRPHRHAGHEHAHERLA, from the coding sequence ATGCACGATTGTCTGATCATTGGCGGCGGCGTCATTGGGCTGTCGCTCGCTTACGAACTGGCCAGTCACCGCCTCCGCGTTTTGGTGCTCGACCGCGGCCAGCCGGGGCACGAGGCCTCTTGGGCCGGCGCCGGCATCCTGCCCCCCGGTAATCGCGCCACCGCGGCCAACGCCTACGATCAATTGGTCGGCCTCAGCCACGAGTTGCATCCCATCTGGGCGCAAGCGCTAAGCGAAGAAACCGGCATCGACAACGGTTTTCGCCGCACGGGCAGCATCCATGTGGCGCGCGACGCCGATCAAGCCGCCCTATTGCGCGAGGCTGCGCAACTGTGGCGCAATGGCGGCCTTGCGGTTGAAGAGTTGAGCAACAAAGAACTGGCCGCGCGCGAGCCGGCGCTGGCCGATTCGCAAGTGCTCTCGCAAGTGCGAGCGGCAGCGCTGCTCCCCGACGAGGCTCAGGTCCGCAACCCTCGGCATCTCAAAGCCCTGCTCGTCGCCTGCCGTCAGCGCGGCGTGGCCGTGGAAGCCAATGTCGCTGTCGAAGGTTTTCAGGTTCGCGCCGGCCGGGTCGAAGCAATCGAAACCCAAAGCGGAACACGAACCGCAGGCGCAATCTGCCTCTGCGGCGGCGCCTGGACCGGGCATCTCGGCGCTCGGCTTGGCGCGCCGCTGCCGATGGTCCCTGTGCGCGGGCAGATCGTGCTGCTCGCCGCCGCGTCGCCGCCGCTGCGGCACATCCTGAACGAAGGTCGCCGCTACTTTGTCCCCCGCCCCGATGGCCGTGTGCTCATCGGCGCCACCGAAGAGAAAGTCGGCTTCGACAGTCGCGCCACGGCCGACGGTGTCGCCGGACTCTTGGATTTTGGTCTCGGCCTTGTTCCAGCGCTTCGCGCCGCCACCGTCGAACGCGCCTGGGCCGGACTCCGGCCCGGCACCCCCGACGGCCTGCCCTACCTCGGTCGGCTCGGCGAACTGGAAAACGCCTTTGTGGCGGCCGGGCATTTTCGCGGCGGGTTGCACCAATCGCCGGCGACCGCGCAACTGATGTCGCAAGTCATTCGCGGCCAGCAGCCAGAGATCGAACTGTTCGACTTCCGGCCCCATCGTCACGCCGGACACGAACATGCCCACGAGCGTCTGGCGTAA
- a CDS encoding glycine--tRNA ligase, whose protein sequence is MDKLVSLCKRRGFLFQSSEIYGGLNGFWDYGPLGVELKRNVKEAWWQDMVTSHDETLAPAGAPTPYEMAGLDCTIIMHPQVWKVSGHYDLFHDFMVDCRESKRRYRHDQVYGRWVEAKGKLIFVATQSQGTDGEADTQQRALKFFNLRAKDAEQLAWQSPMVNLTTVKDFAEALGPEAKELGTLTAPREFNLMFKTYVGALSGEEGAAFLRPETAQGIFVNFKNVLDSTRVGVPFGIAQMGKSFRNEITPRNFTFRSREFEQMEIEFFCHPNTSRDWYQFWRDRRFRWYTELGLAGERLRLREHEQDELSHYSCGTADIEYAFPFLPPGEFGELEGIAHRGDFDLRSHMEGKLVRDGDQLVVEKGADGKPRYAGSGRDMSYFDDVTRERFVPHVIEPSSGADRATLAFLCEAYHEDVVPDAEGKPRERLVMKFHPRLAPMKAAVFPLVKKDGMPEVAMRIYRDLKKRYNVFYDEKGAVGRRYARQDEAGTPYCITVDGQTMQDQTVTIRDRDSLEQWRIKVDDCTSEIERRLNESRG, encoded by the coding sequence ATGGACAAGTTGGTTTCCCTTTGCAAGCGGCGCGGGTTCTTGTTTCAGTCGAGCGAGATCTATGGCGGGCTGAATGGCTTTTGGGACTATGGCCCGTTGGGGGTGGAGCTCAAGCGGAACGTCAAGGAGGCGTGGTGGCAGGACATGGTGACCAGCCACGACGAGACGCTGGCGCCGGCGGGGGCCCCTACCCCGTATGAAATGGCCGGCCTCGATTGCACGATCATCATGCACCCGCAGGTTTGGAAGGTCTCTGGGCACTACGATCTGTTTCACGACTTCATGGTCGATTGTCGCGAGTCGAAGCGGCGTTACCGGCACGACCAGGTCTATGGCCGCTGGGTCGAGGCCAAAGGGAAGCTGATCTTCGTCGCCACGCAGAGCCAAGGGACCGACGGCGAGGCCGACACGCAGCAGCGAGCGCTGAAGTTCTTCAACCTGCGGGCCAAGGACGCCGAGCAGCTTGCCTGGCAATCGCCGATGGTCAACCTGACCACCGTGAAGGATTTTGCCGAGGCGCTGGGGCCCGAGGCCAAGGAGTTGGGCACGCTCACCGCGCCGCGCGAGTTCAACTTGATGTTCAAGACCTACGTGGGGGCGTTGTCGGGAGAGGAAGGCGCCGCTTTCCTGCGGCCCGAGACGGCGCAAGGCATATTTGTGAACTTCAAGAACGTGCTCGACAGCACGCGGGTCGGCGTGCCGTTTGGCATCGCGCAGATGGGCAAGAGCTTTCGCAACGAGATCACGCCGCGCAACTTCACGTTTCGCTCGCGCGAGTTCGAGCAGATGGAGATTGAGTTCTTCTGTCACCCGAACACGTCGCGCGATTGGTATCAGTTTTGGCGCGACCGCCGTTTTCGCTGGTACACCGAACTGGGACTGGCGGGGGAGCGGCTACGGCTGCGCGAGCACGAGCAAGACGAACTGAGTCACTACTCGTGTGGAACGGCGGACATCGAATACGCGTTTCCGTTTTTGCCGCCGGGCGAGTTTGGCGAGCTGGAAGGAATTGCCCATCGCGGCGACTTCGATCTGCGCAGCCACATGGAAGGGAAGCTGGTGCGCGACGGCGATCAGCTTGTCGTCGAAAAAGGGGCCGACGGCAAGCCGCGCTACGCCGGCAGCGGACGCGACATGAGCTATTTTGACGACGTGACCCGCGAGCGCTTTGTGCCGCATGTGATTGAGCCATCTAGCGGCGCCGACCGCGCCACGCTCGCCTTTTTGTGCGAGGCGTACCACGAAGACGTGGTGCCCGACGCCGAGGGCAAACCGCGCGAGCGGCTGGTGATGAAGTTCCATCCGCGGCTGGCGCCGATGAAAGCGGCGGTGTTTCCGCTGGTGAAGAAGGATGGCATGCCCGAGGTGGCCATGCGCATCTATCGCGATTTGAAGAAGCGGTACAACGTGTTTTACGACGAGAAGGGAGCGGTGGGACGGCGTTACGCTCGGCAGGACGAAGCGGGGACGCCGTACTGCATCACCGTCGACGGCCAGACGATGCAAGACCAGACGGTGACGATCCGCGACCGCGATTCGCTGGAGCAATGGCGGATCAAGGTCGATGATTGCACGAGCGAAATCGAGCGACGACTGAACGAGTCGCGCGGCTAA
- a CDS encoding PEP-CTERM sorting domain-containing protein, with product MSIALVAARDAHAEIILETASGWDGHSAIGNLVVGDTWGQTFRTPDNVSHLSEASFWVQTYPVNPYGNGPYTFDITGYLMAWDGEKGIQPILADSKVSVNTSVGEFSRVDFDFQGVSVAENSQYVLFFMVSPTPVLNYVNFGFVDGNPYADGGLSSPYAGSFYLISLLPWGRSVDDLAFELRFAAVPEPSTFGLGLLGSFALLAVSLRRGRP from the coding sequence ATGTCGATCGCACTTGTCGCAGCCCGCGATGCTCATGCGGAGATCATCCTGGAAACTGCGTCTGGCTGGGACGGACATTCCGCAATCGGCAACCTTGTTGTAGGCGACACCTGGGGACAGACATTTAGGACGCCGGATAACGTGAGCCACTTATCCGAGGCGTCGTTCTGGGTTCAAACATATCCGGTGAATCCTTATGGGAACGGACCATATACCTTCGACATCACCGGCTATCTCATGGCCTGGGATGGCGAGAAGGGAATTCAGCCGATCCTTGCGGACAGCAAAGTTTCGGTAAACACCTCGGTTGGGGAATTCAGCCGCGTTGATTTTGACTTTCAGGGGGTCAGCGTGGCGGAGAATAGCCAATACGTCCTCTTCTTCATGGTCTCGCCAACGCCCGTGCTGAATTACGTCAATTTCGGATTCGTCGATGGCAACCCTTACGCGGATGGTGGCCTCTCCAGTCCCTACGCTGGGAGCTTCTACCTAATCAGTCTTCTGCCGTGGGGTCGATCTGTAGACGACTTAGCCTTCGAGTTGCGATTTGCGGCCGTCCCGGAGCCTTCTACATTCGGACTTGGATTGCTTGGAAGTTTTGCGCTGCTCGCCGTGTCGCTCCGGCGTGGCCGCCCATGA
- a CDS encoding abortive infection family protein, translating to MTKRFSVQTITALTEVVTGGSANDSTPAVGHYRSGPKLESFFGGLNIELRIGSASRVPSVQAVLQNAARGPDGNAAIIRVIEAVADPRDYLDEPEKLTAVVVYMNKRLSFDGHELRRLGNVYKVVTVTTNTVAASALQEKAKALDLGSVHADFERALSEADRDPADAITSACSTVESVCKCILDEMGKAYPVNKDIKGLVTEVAKHLKLSPGRDDLPKVWEQDIRQVLSGLFSVVGGIGALRTHAGDAHGKGKDHVPVDSRIARLAIHAASTVSLFYIETWQKVAGHAKINRARMSAE from the coding sequence ATGACGAAGCGATTTAGCGTTCAAACGATTACTGCCCTCACGGAGGTCGTGACCGGCGGCTCCGCTAACGATTCGACTCCGGCTGTCGGACACTACAGAAGCGGTCCCAAGTTGGAGAGTTTTTTCGGCGGTCTGAACATTGAGCTGCGCATCGGCAGCGCATCCCGAGTCCCATCTGTACAGGCCGTTTTGCAGAACGCTGCGCGTGGACCGGACGGAAACGCAGCGATCATTCGTGTGATCGAGGCGGTGGCCGATCCTCGCGACTATCTCGACGAGCCGGAGAAGTTGACGGCAGTCGTTGTATACATGAACAAGCGGTTGAGTTTCGACGGACATGAGTTGCGTAGGCTCGGTAACGTGTACAAGGTTGTAACAGTTACGACCAACACGGTGGCTGCGAGTGCCCTGCAGGAAAAAGCGAAGGCGTTGGATCTCGGTTCAGTACATGCCGACTTTGAGCGCGCGCTGAGCGAAGCTGACCGCGATCCGGCCGACGCGATCACGTCCGCATGTTCCACTGTCGAGAGCGTATGCAAGTGCATCCTCGACGAGATGGGCAAAGCATACCCAGTCAATAAGGACATAAAAGGCTTGGTGACGGAAGTCGCCAAGCACTTAAAGCTGTCCCCGGGGCGTGACGACCTACCGAAGGTATGGGAGCAGGATATTCGGCAAGTCCTCTCTGGGCTATTCAGCGTGGTGGGCGGGATCGGCGCCCTGCGGACTCATGCGGGAGACGCACACGGCAAAGGCAAGGACCACGTCCCAGTCGACTCCCGAATTGCGAGACTGGCCATTCATGCCGCGAGTACTGTTTCTCTTTTTTATATTGAGACTTGGCAGAAGGTCGCTGGCCACGCCAAAATCAACCGGGCAAGGATGAGCGCAGAATAA
- a CDS encoding haloacid dehalogenase-like hydrolase codes for MLVLTSSARGTDDPLPSWNQGPAREAIIDFVRRTTEDGGPEFVPIEERIATFDQDGTLWVEQPIYTQVTFAIDRVKALAPSHPEWQKEQPFAAILNEDRAQLALLSIQDFAQIAAVSHSGMTVDAFHGLVRDWLAQARHPRFRQPYTACAYLPMLEAMRYLRASGYQTYIVTGGGQEFVRVYSEAVYGVGPERVIGSAAQTQFVNDGDGPPRLVKLPKMLLVDDKGGKPEGINLVIGRRPRAAFGNSTGDQQMLEWTKAGSGARLALLVHHDDAEREYAYGADSKIGTFSAELMAEARQRGWIVVSMQRDWKRIFAFEK; via the coding sequence TTGCTTGTGTTGACGTCGAGCGCGCGCGGCACGGACGATCCCTTGCCGTCCTGGAACCAAGGCCCCGCGCGCGAGGCGATTATCGACTTTGTGCGCCGGACCACGGAGGATGGCGGTCCCGAGTTCGTGCCGATCGAGGAGCGGATCGCCACCTTCGATCAGGATGGCACGCTGTGGGTGGAGCAGCCGATCTACACGCAGGTGACCTTTGCGATCGATCGGGTGAAGGCGCTGGCGCCGAGTCATCCCGAGTGGCAAAAGGAACAGCCATTCGCCGCCATTTTGAATGAAGATCGCGCGCAGCTTGCGCTGCTTTCGATTCAAGACTTCGCGCAGATCGCCGCCGTCAGTCACAGCGGCATGACGGTGGATGCGTTTCATGGCCTGGTGCGCGATTGGTTGGCCCAGGCCCGTCATCCACGTTTTCGGCAGCCGTACACGGCCTGCGCGTATCTGCCGATGCTCGAAGCGATGCGCTATCTGCGCGCGAGCGGCTATCAGACGTACATCGTGACCGGGGGCGGACAGGAGTTTGTGCGCGTCTACAGCGAGGCGGTGTACGGGGTGGGGCCCGAGCGAGTGATTGGTTCGGCGGCGCAGACGCAATTTGTGAACGATGGCGATGGACCGCCGCGACTGGTGAAACTGCCGAAGATGCTGCTCGTCGACGACAAGGGGGGCAAGCCCGAGGGGATCAACCTGGTAATTGGCCGACGGCCGCGGGCGGCGTTTGGCAATTCGACTGGCGACCAGCAGATGCTGGAATGGACCAAGGCGGGTAGCGGCGCGCGGCTGGCGCTGTTGGTGCATCACGACGACGCGGAGCGCGAATACGCCTACGGCGCCGATTCAAAGATTGGCACGTTCAGCGCGGAACTGATGGCCGAGGCGCGGCAGCGCGGCTGGATCGTGGTGAGCATGCAGCGCGATTGGAAGCGGATCTTCGCTTTCGAAAAGTAG
- a CDS encoding sugar phosphate isomerase/epimerase: MPELKIAVQLRNLRQPFRSALQTAAELGASAVELDARLDVRPQEMSQTAVRQLRKQLEDVRLRVAALSFYTRRGYNVALDLDRRVEATRQAMQLAHALGASVVVNHVGRVPDDDTDPAWPLMVDVLRDLGEYGHRVGALLCAETGSESPAQLQKLIQALPDGSLGVTLNPGNLALQGFSATEAAELLGPHIHYVHVKDGVRDAAQGRGVEVPIGRGSVDFPAVLSALAERAYRGYFAIQSDRGADPAAEMRQAIEFLHNL, translated from the coding sequence GTGCCAGAACTGAAAATTGCCGTCCAATTGCGCAATCTTCGCCAACCCTTTCGGTCCGCGTTGCAGACGGCCGCCGAACTTGGCGCCAGCGCCGTCGAGCTAGACGCCCGTCTCGATGTCCGCCCCCAGGAGATGTCGCAGACCGCCGTGCGCCAACTTCGCAAGCAACTCGAAGACGTCCGCCTCCGCGTGGCCGCGCTCTCCTTCTACACCCGCCGGGGATACAACGTCGCTCTCGATCTCGATCGCCGCGTCGAGGCCACTCGCCAGGCCATGCAGTTGGCCCACGCCCTCGGCGCTTCGGTTGTGGTCAACCATGTGGGCCGCGTCCCAGATGACGATACCGATCCCGCCTGGCCCCTCATGGTCGATGTGCTCCGCGACCTGGGCGAGTATGGCCACCGCGTCGGCGCGCTGCTCTGTGCCGAAACTGGCAGCGAAAGCCCCGCCCAACTGCAAAAGCTCATCCAGGCCCTGCCAGATGGCAGCCTGGGCGTCACCCTCAACCCGGGCAACTTGGCGCTCCAAGGATTCTCGGCCACCGAGGCCGCCGAACTGTTGGGGCCGCACATTCACTATGTGCATGTCAAAGATGGCGTGCGCGACGCCGCGCAAGGCCGCGGTGTGGAAGTCCCCATCGGCCGCGGCTCAGTCGATTTCCCGGCCGTCCTCAGCGCCCTGGCAGAGCGCGCCTATCGTGGCTACTTCGCTATTCAGAGCGATCGCGGCGCCGATCCCGCCGCCGAAATGCGCCAAGCGATCGAATTTCTTCACAACCTTTGA
- a CDS encoding Nif3-like dinuclear metal center hexameric protein → MPSIAEIVRFLEEFAPPDIAEDWDNVGLLLGDGTLAARRVMTCLTVTEDTVDEAIEERVNLVVAHHPLPFQPLRRLTTDSRDGALLWRLAGAKVSVYSPHTAFDSATTGINARLAAGLGLTAVQPLLPQEHGPGAGRCGTIAPAITLGDLASAVKKFLAIERVQVVGELPRTVGRVGVACGSGGDFLAAADTAGCDCLVTGEARFHTSLEAESRGIGLILAGHYATERFGVEQLADVLRERCADIEVWASRRERDPHVWA, encoded by the coding sequence ATGCCATCGATTGCCGAGATTGTTCGATTCCTGGAGGAATTCGCGCCGCCAGACATTGCCGAGGATTGGGACAACGTCGGTCTCTTGCTGGGGGACGGCACGCTTGCCGCGCGCCGCGTGATGACCTGTCTGACGGTGACGGAGGACACGGTTGACGAAGCCATTGAGGAGCGGGTCAACCTGGTGGTGGCGCACCACCCATTGCCGTTTCAGCCGCTGCGGAGGCTGACGACTGACTCGCGCGATGGGGCGTTGCTATGGCGGTTGGCGGGCGCCAAGGTTTCTGTTTACAGCCCGCATACCGCGTTCGACTCGGCCACAACGGGCATCAACGCGCGACTAGCGGCGGGGTTGGGGCTAACGGCGGTCCAGCCACTATTGCCACAGGAGCACGGACCCGGCGCGGGCCGCTGTGGCACGATTGCCCCGGCGATTACGTTGGGGGACTTGGCCAGCGCCGTCAAGAAGTTCCTGGCCATTGAGCGCGTGCAAGTGGTGGGCGAATTGCCGCGTACTGTCGGCCGAGTGGGAGTGGCCTGCGGGAGCGGGGGCGATTTTCTCGCCGCGGCGGACACGGCCGGCTGCGACTGTTTGGTGACGGGCGAGGCGCGGTTTCACACCAGCCTGGAAGCCGAATCTCGCGGCATCGGATTGATCTTGGCCGGACACTATGCGACGGAGCGCTTTGGCGTGGAACAGCTAGCCGACGTGCTACGAGAGCGCTGTGCCGACATCGAGGTTTGGGCAAGCCGGCGCGAACGTGATCCGCACGTTTGGGCTTGA